In a genomic window of Stakelama saccharophila:
- a CDS encoding CinA family protein — protein METILPASLVDLARKVVETNREAGRRIAVAESCTGGLVSAALTEIPGSSDVFEAGFITYSNEAKRELLDVSLDLLETFGSVSVAVAWAMAQGVLDETEADVAVAVTGIAGPDGGTEKKPVGTVVFARAKKGADPKEVIADSRNFDDEGRGSVRLQAALCALELLMPGSEPLSPSDGAP, from the coding sequence ATGGAAACCATTCTCCCCGCATCGCTAGTCGATCTCGCCAGAAAGGTCGTCGAGACCAATCGCGAGGCCGGCCGCCGCATCGCCGTCGCCGAAAGCTGCACCGGCGGCCTTGTCAGCGCCGCGCTTACCGAGATTCCGGGATCGTCCGACGTGTTCGAAGCCGGATTCATCACCTATTCGAACGAAGCGAAACGCGAACTGCTCGACGTCAGCCTCGATTTGCTGGAAACGTTCGGCTCGGTGTCGGTGGCGGTCGCCTGGGCGATGGCGCAGGGCGTTCTCGACGAAACCGAAGCCGATGTCGCCGTCGCGGTCACCGGGATCGCCGGGCCGGATGGCGGCACCGAAAAGAAGCCGGTCGGAACGGTGGTTTTCGCGCGTGCGAAAAAGGGCGCCGACCCCAAGGAAGTCATTGCCGATTCGCGCAATTTCGATGACGAGGGGCGCGGCTCGGTGCGGCTTCAGGCCGCGTTGTGCGCGCTGGAACTGCTGATGCCGGGTTCGGAACCGCTCTCGCCCTCGGACGGTGCGCCGTAA
- a CDS encoding type II toxin-antitoxin system RatA family toxin codes for MPKHSETRHLPYTPEQMFDMVADVGRYDEFLPWVTAIRVRSNGDTEMVADMIVGFKGLRETFTSKVQKERPEHIHVDYLDGPLKYLNNDWKFRPDGEGGCCVDFCVDFAFKNRMFEMLAGQVFDRALRKMIGAFETRAAELYGAPSEGESGSEPGISSSSAHNAA; via the coding sequence ATGCCGAAGCACTCCGAAACGCGCCATCTTCCCTATACGCCGGAACAGATGTTCGACATGGTGGCCGATGTCGGCCGTTATGACGAGTTCCTGCCCTGGGTGACGGCGATCCGCGTCCGCTCGAACGGCGACACCGAAATGGTTGCCGACATGATCGTCGGATTCAAGGGCTTGCGCGAGACCTTTACGTCGAAGGTGCAGAAGGAGCGGCCGGAACATATCCATGTCGACTATCTCGACGGGCCGCTCAAATATCTCAACAATGATTGGAAATTCCGGCCCGACGGGGAAGGCGGCTGCTGCGTCGATTTCTGCGTCGACTTCGCCTTCAAGAACCGCATGTTCGAAATGCTGGCCGGTCAGGTGTTCGACCGCGCGCTCAGGAAGATGATCGGTGCGTTCGAAACGCGGGCGGCAGAGCTTTACGGCGCACCGTCCGAGGGCGAGAGCGGTTCCGAACCCGGCATCAGCAGTTCCAGCGCGCACAACGCGGCCTGA
- the lipA gene encoding lipoyl synthase, with the protein MNDVTDLARPPRQRKPDWIRVKAPTSAGFAETKRLMREKNLATVCEEAACPNIGECWTKKHATVMILGDTCTRACAFCNVKTGMPRMVDPKEPQHVADVAVQMGLKHIVITSVDRDDLPDGGARQFVKVIEALRAQAPDTTIEILTPDFRNKVDAALEMIVEARPDVFNHNLETVPRLYPTIRPGARYYASLRLLEKVKALDPSIFTKSGIMLGLGEERLEVHQVMDDMRSADIDFLTMGQYLQPTPKHAKVMDFVTPQAFDAFASIARAKGFLMVASSPLTRSSYHAGDDFEKMQAAREAKLARAGA; encoded by the coding sequence ATGAACGACGTCACCGACCTCGCCCGACCACCACGCCAGCGCAAGCCGGACTGGATCCGCGTCAAGGCGCCGACCTCCGCCGGCTTTGCGGAAACCAAGCGCCTGATGCGCGAAAAGAACCTCGCCACCGTCTGCGAAGAGGCGGCGTGCCCCAATATCGGCGAGTGCTGGACCAAGAAGCACGCGACGGTGATGATCCTGGGCGACACATGCACGCGCGCCTGCGCCTTCTGCAATGTGAAGACCGGCATGCCGCGCATGGTCGATCCCAAGGAGCCGCAGCACGTCGCCGATGTCGCGGTGCAGATGGGCCTGAAGCACATCGTCATCACCTCGGTCGATCGTGACGACCTGCCCGATGGCGGCGCGCGGCAGTTCGTCAAGGTGATCGAGGCGTTACGTGCCCAAGCGCCGGATACGACGATCGAAATCCTGACGCCCGATTTCCGTAACAAGGTCGATGCCGCGCTGGAGATGATCGTCGAGGCGCGTCCGGACGTGTTCAACCACAATCTGGAGACGGTGCCGCGCCTCTATCCGACGATTCGCCCCGGCGCGCGTTATTATGCGTCGCTGCGCCTGCTGGAAAAGGTCAAGGCGCTCGATCCGTCGATCTTTACCAAGTCCGGCATCATGCTGGGCCTGGGCGAGGAACGGCTGGAAGTGCATCAGGTGATGGACGATATGCGTTCGGCCGACATCGATTTCCTGACCATGGGTCAGTATCTCCAACCGACGCCGAAGCATGCCAAGGTGATGGATTTCGTCACGCCGCAGGCATTCGACGCTTTCGCCAGCATCGCGCGGGCCAAAGGGTTCCTGATGGTGGCGTCTTCTCCGCTGACGCGGTCGAGCTATCATGCCGGCGACGACTTCGAGAAGATGCAGGCCGCGCGGGAGGCGAAGCTCGCCAGGGCAGGGGCCTGA
- a CDS encoding carbonic anhydrase, with amino-acid sequence MDGFASLLDGYRRFRGGDYQRQHERWIELREGQSPQVMVIACSDSRVDPALIFDVSPGEIFSVRNVANLVPPYEEGGGRHGVSAALEFAVTQLEVPNVVVMGHGSCGGCQAALSRGFKNAPEGEGGFISHWVDMLDEPRDRIVAQYGDGPEAARELELETVRISLRNLRSFAFVKERENAGKLALHGAYFAIRDGVLHVMNDRGKFAPA; translated from the coding sequence ATGGACGGATTTGCAAGCCTGCTCGATGGATATCGTCGTTTTCGCGGCGGGGATTACCAACGCCAGCACGAACGTTGGATCGAACTGCGTGAGGGCCAGTCGCCCCAGGTGATGGTGATCGCCTGCTCCGACAGCCGGGTCGACCCCGCGCTGATCTTCGACGTGTCGCCGGGGGAGATCTTTTCGGTTCGCAACGTCGCGAACCTGGTGCCGCCCTATGAAGAGGGCGGCGGGCGGCACGGCGTCTCGGCGGCGCTAGAATTCGCCGTGACCCAGCTCGAGGTGCCCAATGTCGTGGTCATGGGACATGGCTCGTGCGGCGGGTGCCAGGCGGCACTGTCGCGCGGGTTCAAGAATGCCCCCGAAGGCGAAGGCGGGTTTATCTCCCACTGGGTCGACATGCTCGACGAGCCGCGCGACCGCATCGTCGCGCAATATGGCGACGGGCCGGAAGCCGCGCGCGAGCTGGAGCTGGAAACCGTGCGCATTTCGCTCCGCAACCTGCGCAGCTTCGCTTTCGTCAAGGAGCGCGAAAACGCTGGAAAGCTGGCGCTGCACGGCGCTTATTTCGCGATCCGAGACGGTGTGCTGCACGTCATGAACGACCGGGGCAAATTCGCGCCGGCCTGA
- the aspS gene encoding aspartate--tRNA ligase: MHAYRTHTCGDLRASHVGEEVRLSGWVHKKRDHGDLVFIDLRDHYGMTQIVTEVDGPAFGVIESLRNESVVTVAGKVVARDEDAVNPNLSTGAVEVRVTEASVQSAAQELPMPVAGDAEYPEDIRLRYRFLDLRRERLHRNIQLRSDVITSIRRRMVDQGFTEFQTPILTASSPEGARDYLVPSRVHPGKFYALPQAPQMFKQLLMVAGFDRYFQIAPCFRDEDARADRSPGEFYQLDFEMSFVTQDDVFAAIEPVLHGVFEEFAGDRSVSALPFRRIPYKEAMLKYGSDKPDLRNPIEIRDVTEHFRGSGFGLFDRIVAGGGVVRAIPAPCTAEKSRKFFDDMNEWARAEGHAGLGYITRKGGEFGGPIAKNHGAEATEKLAEAIGLGPDDGVFFAAGKELQAAKLAGAARARVGEELGLVDENRFEFCWIVDFPMFEYDEDEKRIDFSHNPFSMPQGEMEALETRDPLDILAYQYDIVCNGVELSSGAIRNHRPEIMYKAFEIAGYSQEEVDKNFSGMINAFKYGAPPHGGSAPGIDRMVMLLAGEPNIREVVTFPMNQRAEDLMMGAPSMVSAKQLRELNIRIVEQPGQGTPAAKKDVDAVVAPDAG; encoded by the coding sequence ATGCACGCCTACCGCACCCATACCTGCGGCGATCTTCGCGCCAGCCATGTCGGCGAGGAAGTCCGGCTGTCGGGCTGGGTCCACAAGAAGCGCGACCACGGCGACCTGGTCTTCATCGACCTGCGCGACCATTACGGCATGACGCAGATCGTGACCGAGGTCGACGGGCCGGCCTTCGGGGTGATCGAGAGCCTGCGCAACGAATCGGTCGTGACGGTGGCGGGCAAGGTCGTCGCGCGCGACGAGGATGCGGTGAACCCCAATCTTTCGACCGGCGCGGTGGAAGTGCGCGTGACCGAGGCGAGCGTGCAATCGGCGGCGCAGGAGCTGCCGATGCCGGTGGCGGGCGACGCGGAATATCCCGAGGACATCCGCCTGCGCTACCGCTTCCTCGACCTGCGGCGCGAGCGGCTGCACCGCAACATCCAGTTGCGCTCGGACGTCATCACGTCGATCCGCCGGCGCATGGTCGATCAGGGTTTCACCGAGTTCCAGACGCCGATCCTGACCGCCAGTTCGCCCGAAGGCGCGCGCGACTATCTGGTTCCCAGCCGCGTCCATCCCGGCAAGTTCTACGCGCTGCCGCAGGCGCCGCAGATGTTCAAGCAGTTGCTGATGGTTGCCGGTTTCGACCGCTATTTCCAGATCGCGCCGTGCTTCCGCGACGAGGATGCGCGCGCCGACCGCAGCCCCGGCGAATTCTACCAGCTCGATTTCGAGATGAGCTTCGTGACCCAGGACGACGTGTTCGCCGCGATCGAACCCGTGCTGCACGGCGTGTTCGAGGAATTCGCGGGCGACCGTTCGGTCTCCGCGCTGCCGTTCCGTCGCATCCCCTACAAGGAAGCGATGCTGAAATACGGCTCGGACAAGCCGGATCTGCGCAACCCGATCGAGATCAGGGACGTAACCGAGCATTTCAGGGGATCGGGCTTCGGCCTGTTCGACCGCATCGTAGCGGGCGGCGGCGTGGTGCGCGCGATCCCGGCACCCTGCACGGCGGAAAAGAGCCGCAAGTTCTTCGACGACATGAACGAATGGGCGCGTGCCGAGGGACATGCCGGGCTTGGCTACATCACCCGCAAGGGCGGCGAGTTCGGCGGTCCCATCGCCAAGAATCACGGGGCGGAAGCGACGGAGAAGCTTGCCGAAGCGATCGGCCTCGGCCCCGATGACGGCGTGTTCTTTGCCGCGGGCAAGGAATTGCAGGCGGCCAAACTGGCCGGCGCGGCGCGCGCGCGTGTTGGCGAGGAACTGGGCCTTGTCGACGAAAATCGCTTCGAATTCTGCTGGATCGTCGACTTTCCGATGTTCGAATATGACGAGGATGAGAAACGGATCGATTTCAGCCACAATCCTTTCTCGATGCCGCAGGGCGAGATGGAAGCGCTGGAAACCAGGGACCCGCTCGACATCCTCGCTTATCAATACGACATCGTCTGCAACGGCGTGGAGCTTAGCTCGGGCGCGATCCGGAACCACCGGCCGGAAATCATGTACAAGGCATTCGAGATCGCCGGCTACAGCCAGGAGGAGGTCGACAAGAACTTCTCCGGCATGATCAACGCGTTCAAGTACGGCGCGCCGCCGCACGGCGGATCGGCGCCGGGCATCGACCGCATGGTGATGCTGCTGGCCGGCGAGCCCAATATCCGCGAGGTCGTGACCTTCCCGATGAACCAGCGCGCGGAAGACCTGATGATGGGCGCACCGTCGATGGTGTCGGCGAAGCAGTTGCGCGAACTCAACATCCGCATCGTCGAGCAGCCGGGGCAGGGGACGCCCGCTGCGAAGAAGGACGTCGATGCGGTGGTCGCTCCCGACGCCGGATGA
- the rnd gene encoding ribonuclease D, translating to MHIHDLIEDSASLANLCTRLAQSSFITVDTEFMRENSYWPELCLIQIADENEAAAIDPLATGIDLTPLLDLMVDNADVLKVFHAGGQDLEIVYNMTGKTPYPLFDTQVAAMALGQGEQIGYSNLVDAYLGIQVDKGARFTDWSRRPLDKRQLDYAIADVTHLSKIFPKMLAKLKKTGRGDWLNEEMERLANPGNYYNDPDLAWRRLRINSRKADVLGRLKALGRWRELEAQNKNLPRGRIVKDETLADIASHPPRKQSDLPKVRGLSGAWGGNDIGARMMVALSEAEPLAQDEMPSKGDRKPALGKDGALVADLLKLLLKIRSRDISVASRLLARSDDLEALAAGQRDNLPVLQGWRYEQFGRDALALVEGRLGFTVRGGKLKMTRTEEEA from the coding sequence ATGCACATTCACGACCTGATCGAGGACAGCGCGTCCCTCGCCAACCTCTGCACGCGCCTGGCCCAGTCCTCCTTCATCACTGTCGATACGGAATTCATGCGGGAGAACAGTTACTGGCCGGAACTCTGCCTCATCCAGATCGCGGACGAAAACGAGGCGGCGGCCATCGATCCGCTGGCCACCGGCATCGACCTGACGCCGCTGCTCGACCTGATGGTCGACAACGCGGACGTGCTGAAGGTCTTCCACGCCGGCGGCCAGGATCTGGAAATCGTCTACAACATGACCGGCAAGACGCCCTATCCCCTGTTCGACACCCAGGTCGCCGCCATGGCGCTCGGCCAGGGTGAACAGATCGGCTATTCCAACCTGGTCGACGCCTATCTGGGAATCCAGGTCGACAAGGGCGCGCGCTTCACCGACTGGAGCCGCAGGCCGCTCGACAAGCGACAGCTCGATTACGCCATTGCCGACGTCACCCACCTGTCGAAGATCTTCCCCAAGATGCTGGCCAAACTCAAGAAAACCGGGCGCGGTGACTGGCTGAACGAAGAGATGGAACGCCTGGCCAATCCGGGCAACTATTACAACGATCCGGATCTCGCGTGGCGCCGGCTGCGCATCAACAGCCGCAAGGCCGACGTGCTGGGCCGGCTGAAGGCGCTCGGCCGCTGGCGCGAGTTGGAGGCGCAGAACAAGAACCTGCCCCGCGGCCGCATCGTCAAGGACGAAACGCTGGCCGATATCGCGTCCCACCCGCCGAGAAAGCAGTCCGATCTGCCCAAGGTCCGCGGCCTTTCCGGCGCGTGGGGCGGCAACGATATCGGTGCGCGCATGATGGTGGCGCTGTCGGAGGCGGAGCCGCTGGCACAGGACGAGATGCCGTCAAAGGGGGACCGCAAGCCCGCGCTGGGCAAGGACGGCGCGCTTGTCGCCGACCTCCTCAAGCTGCTGCTGAAAATCCGGTCGCGCGATATTTCCGTTGCATCCCGTCTGTTGGCCCGGTCGGACGATCTGGAGGCACTGGCCGCCGGGCAACGGGACAATTTGCCCGTCCTGCAGGGTTGGCGATACGAACAGTTCGGCCGCGATGCGCTGGCGCTGGTCGAGGGACGACTCGGCTTTACGGTGCGCGGCGGCAAGCTGAAGATGACCCGAACGGAGGAGGAAGCATGA
- a CDS encoding I78 family peptidase inhibitor: MKSAAALAPIILAVTACATTASPPPAEQARPTPDAGQCDAGGLDDLVGQPANAELGAKARDRAGARTIRWIQPGMAVTMDYRSDRLNIHLDGQNMVERFRCG, from the coding sequence ATGAAATCCGCAGCCGCGCTCGCACCGATAATCCTTGCCGTTACCGCCTGCGCGACGACCGCCTCGCCGCCACCGGCCGAACAGGCTCGGCCGACCCCGGACGCGGGTCAATGCGACGCCGGCGGCCTCGACGATCTCGTCGGGCAGCCGGCGAATGCGGAACTGGGCGCCAAGGCCCGGGACCGGGCGGGCGCCAGGACCATACGCTGGATCCAGCCCGGCATGGCGGTGACGATGGACTATCGTAGCGACAGGCTGAACATCCACCTCGATGGTCAGAATATGGTCGAACGCTTCAGGTGCGGATGA
- a CDS encoding Ppx/GppA family phosphatase — protein MTTAALAFPRPQPEAASAPLRSAIIDIGSNSIRLVVYGGPCRAPSVLFNEKVLAGLGRGLSEGGAIAPEALAIAKPALARFAALAREMEVDAVHAVATAAVRDASNGEELTGYCRKLGLEVRLLSGVEEATAAGRGVLSAIPGADGIVGDLGGGSLELVRLRGGAVGECASFPLGVLRIAALRERGKKALERHARGLLGDAGWRGAGAGLPFYLVGGSWRALARLDMHVSNYPLPVIHGYSMPIDHIPRLQRVIADTAGGELKAIPHLSSGRVPMLGDAAALLSILLADLGSDRTIVSAFGLREGLLYGALQPEQQANDPLIVAAREEGRRLGRFPEHGDLLDRWIAPIFTGAEAGTERLRLAACLLADVAWPANPDFRAERGMEIALHGNWVAIDARGRAMVAQALYTCFGGGAHTPEPLGALASSRDLRQAILWGLALRLGQRWSGGLARPLLHSTLQIDGGALQLCVNDEDAVFYGETVERRHRTLADAMGRELRLIRT, from the coding sequence ATGACGACCGCGGCGCTGGCATTTCCCCGTCCGCAACCGGAGGCGGCGTCGGCGCCGCTTCGAAGCGCCATCATCGACATCGGATCCAATTCCATCCGCCTGGTCGTCTATGGCGGCCCGTGCCGCGCCCCCAGCGTGCTGTTCAATGAAAAGGTGCTGGCGGGGCTAGGACGCGGGCTTTCCGAGGGCGGGGCGATCGCGCCCGAAGCGCTCGCCATTGCCAAGCCGGCACTTGCCCGTTTCGCCGCCCTTGCGCGGGAGATGGAAGTCGACGCGGTCCACGCGGTCGCAACAGCCGCGGTGCGGGATGCGAGCAATGGCGAGGAGCTGACGGGCTATTGCCGAAAACTGGGCCTTGAGGTGCGCCTGTTGTCAGGTGTGGAAGAGGCGACGGCGGCGGGGCGGGGCGTCCTGTCCGCCATACCCGGAGCCGATGGCATCGTCGGCGATCTCGGTGGCGGCAGCCTGGAACTCGTCCGCCTGCGGGGCGGTGCAGTCGGCGAATGCGCGTCGTTTCCGCTGGGCGTGCTACGCATCGCGGCCTTGCGCGAGCGCGGCAAGAAGGCGCTGGAAAGGCATGCGCGCGGGCTTCTCGGCGATGCGGGATGGCGAGGTGCGGGCGCCGGGCTTCCTTTCTATCTTGTCGGCGGTTCGTGGCGTGCGCTGGCGCGTCTGGACATGCATGTCAGCAACTATCCCCTGCCGGTGATCCACGGCTATTCCATGCCGATCGACCATATTCCACGACTGCAGCGTGTCATCGCCGATACGGCGGGTGGAGAGCTGAAGGCGATTCCCCACCTGTCCAGCGGACGGGTGCCGATGCTGGGGGATGCGGCGGCGCTGCTCTCGATCCTGCTGGCGGACCTTGGTTCGGACCGGACGATCGTGTCCGCTTTCGGCCTGCGCGAGGGGCTGCTCTACGGCGCGTTGCAGCCCGAACAGCAGGCGAACGACCCGTTGATCGTCGCCGCGCGGGAGGAGGGGCGGCGGCTGGGCCGCTTTCCCGAGCATGGCGACCTGCTCGACCGGTGGATCGCGCCGATCTTCACCGGTGCGGAGGCCGGAACGGAACGGCTGCGGCTCGCGGCCTGCCTGCTCGCCGACGTCGCCTGGCCCGCCAACCCGGACTTCCGTGCGGAAAGGGGCATGGAGATCGCCCTGCACGGCAACTGGGTCGCGATCGACGCGCGCGGGCGGGCGATGGTGGCCCAGGCTCTCTATACCTGTTTCGGCGGCGGCGCGCATACGCCCGAGCCGCTGGGCGCGCTGGCATCCTCGCGGGACCTGCGACAGGCGATCCTGTGGGGACTGGCGCTACGTCTGGGGCAGCGGTGGAGCGGCGGACTCGCGCGGCCGCTTCTGCACTCCACACTGCAAATCGACGGTGGTGCGTTGCAGCTCTGCGTGAACGACGAAGACGCGGTCTTCTATGGCGAGACGGTGGAACGGCGGCACCGGACGCTGGCCGACGCCATGGGGCGGGAGCTCCGCCTCATCCGCACCTGA
- a CDS encoding RNA degradosome polyphosphate kinase, producing MNYAAPNRATTERAESDDRLFNRELSWLAFNRRVLEEASNTAHPLLERIGFLSISGSNLDEFFMVRVAGLKGQQLQGVEQRSADGLTPGQQLSAIVEEVSRLVHDQQAIWRELRQQVRGEGIAVLDVEDITGDIADELERLFREQIFPILTPQALDPAHPFPFIPNKGLSVIFDLERESDGVEVRELVLLPATTARFVRLPGANARYVAAETLIKRFSSQLFPGYRVKSSAAFRILRDSDIEIEEEAEDLVLYFRSAIKRRRRGRVIRLEMETDISHVLEGVLKEELGDIETAMTETGGFLALGDLSTLSDEDRPDLKFSPFSPRFPERIREYGGDCFAAIRAKDIVVHHPYETFDVVLAFLKQAAQDPDVVAIKQTLYRAGKQSAVINALIAAAEAGKSVTAVVELKARFDEEQNLLWANALERAGVQVVYGFIEWKTHAKISMVVRREGSSFRSYCHFGTGNYHPVTAKIYTDLSYFTADPRIGRDAAQIFNYITGYVEPTQLECTSISPHGMRETLSNLIDTEIANAKAGKPAAIWAKMNSLVDPAIIEKLYQASQAGVEVDLVVRGICCLRPGVPGLSDNIHVKSVVGRFLEHSRIYAFGNGEALPNDGAHVFISSADWMPRNFDRRVEYMLPITNPTVHDQVLDQVMVANLIDSEQSWELHPDGTYERFDPGARPFNLHRYFMTNPSLSGRGAALESGESMPKKLSLRRRPHHSPPAGSEKA from the coding sequence ATGAATTACGCCGCTCCCAACCGCGCCACGACCGAACGGGCGGAGTCGGATGATCGCTTGTTCAACCGGGAGCTTTCCTGGCTGGCCTTTAACCGCCGCGTGTTGGAAGAAGCCAGCAACACGGCGCACCCGCTGCTGGAACGCATCGGCTTCCTGTCGATATCGGGTTCCAATCTCGACGAATTCTTCATGGTGCGCGTGGCCGGCCTCAAGGGGCAACAGCTCCAGGGGGTGGAACAGCGTTCGGCCGATGGGTTGACGCCGGGCCAGCAGCTTTCGGCCATCGTCGAAGAGGTCAGCCGGCTGGTGCACGATCAGCAAGCGATCTGGCGGGAACTACGCCAGCAGGTCCGCGGCGAAGGCATTGCCGTTCTCGACGTGGAAGATATCACCGGCGACATTGCCGACGAACTGGAACGCCTGTTCCGCGAGCAGATCTTTCCCATCCTGACACCGCAGGCGCTGGACCCGGCGCATCCCTTTCCCTTCATCCCCAACAAGGGCCTGAGCGTCATCTTCGACCTAGAGCGGGAATCGGACGGCGTAGAGGTGCGCGAACTGGTGCTGCTGCCGGCAACGACGGCTCGCTTCGTGCGGCTGCCGGGGGCGAACGCACGCTATGTCGCGGCGGAAACGCTGATCAAGCGGTTCTCCTCGCAGCTTTTTCCCGGATATCGTGTCAAATCGTCGGCGGCGTTCCGCATCCTGCGCGACAGCGATATCGAGATCGAGGAAGAGGCCGAGGATCTGGTCCTGTATTTCCGCAGCGCGATCAAGCGCCGCCGGCGCGGCCGGGTGATTCGGCTGGAGATGGAAACCGATATCAGCCATGTCCTGGAAGGCGTCCTGAAGGAGGAACTGGGCGATATCGAAACTGCGATGACGGAAACCGGCGGCTTTCTGGCGCTCGGCGACCTCTCCACGCTGTCGGACGAAGACCGCCCCGACCTGAAATTCTCGCCGTTCAGTCCGCGCTTTCCCGAGCGCATCCGTGAATATGGCGGAGACTGTTTCGCCGCGATCCGGGCCAAGGATATCGTTGTCCACCACCCGTACGAAACGTTCGACGTGGTGCTCGCTTTCCTGAAACAGGCCGCTCAGGACCCCGATGTCGTCGCGATCAAGCAGACGCTGTACCGCGCGGGCAAGCAGTCGGCCGTCATCAATGCGCTGATCGCCGCGGCGGAGGCCGGGAAATCCGTCACCGCCGTGGTCGAGCTGAAGGCGCGGTTCGACGAGGAGCAGAATCTGCTTTGGGCCAATGCGCTCGAACGCGCCGGCGTGCAGGTGGTCTACGGCTTCATCGAGTGGAAGACCCATGCCAAGATCTCCATGGTGGTCCGCAGAGAAGGCAGTTCCTTCCGCAGCTACTGCCATTTCGGGACCGGCAACTACCATCCGGTGACCGCCAAGATTTATACCGATCTCAGCTATTTCACCGCCGATCCTCGCATCGGACGCGATGCGGCGCAGATCTTCAATTACATTACCGGCTATGTCGAGCCGACCCAGCTCGAATGCACGTCGATTTCTCCGCACGGCATGCGCGAGACCCTGTCCAACCTGATCGATACGGAGATCGCCAATGCCAAGGCGGGAAAACCGGCGGCGATCTGGGCCAAGATGAATTCGCTGGTCGATCCCGCCATCATCGAAAAGCTCTATCAGGCGAGTCAGGCCGGGGTGGAGGTGGACCTTGTGGTGCGCGGTATCTGTTGCCTGCGTCCCGGCGTTCCGGGACTTTCGGACAATATTCACGTGAAGTCGGTCGTCGGGCGCTTTCTGGAGCACAGCCGCATCTATGCCTTCGGAAACGGCGAGGCCCTGCCGAACGATGGCGCGCATGTATTCATTTCCTCGGCCGACTGGATGCCGCGCAATTTCGACCGGCGGGTTGAATATATGCTGCCGATCACCAATCCCACGGTGCACGATCAGGTGCTGGACCAGGTGATGGTCGCCAATCTGATCGACAGTGAACAGAGCTGGGAACTGCACCCGGACGGAACCTATGAACGCTTCGATCCCGGCGCGCGCCCGTTTAATCTGCACCGCTATTTCATGACCAATCCGTCGCTGTCCGGGCGGGGCGCGGCGCTGGAAAGCGGCGAATCGATGCCGAAGAAGCTGTCGCTGCGGCGCCGGCCGCACCATTCGCCCCCGGCCGGGAGCGAAAAGGCATGA
- a CDS encoding DnaA ATPase domain-containing protein, translated as MAQLDLPLGWPADASEGEFVVGEANARAVHHLEHRGSWPLMATILAGPRKSGRSLLGRIFAAHSGGTLIDDAEREDEEALFHAWNRAQMDRRPLLMIADAPPPEWKVQLSDLRTRLTATPVVRIGDPDDALMRDLLHRYLERRRIVVRPEVVDWIAARTERSYVALWRVVDALEDGLEGRRGRRLSIPVARATLADAGLHSDEISADH; from the coding sequence ATGGCGCAACTCGATCTCCCGCTCGGCTGGCCCGCCGATGCGAGCGAGGGCGAGTTCGTAGTCGGCGAAGCCAATGCCCGGGCGGTGCACCACCTGGAACATCGTGGTTCCTGGCCGTTGATGGCGACCATTCTGGCAGGCCCGCGAAAATCGGGGCGCAGCTTGCTTGGCCGTATCTTCGCCGCGCATAGCGGGGGCACGCTGATCGACGACGCCGAACGCGAGGACGAGGAAGCGCTGTTCCACGCCTGGAACCGGGCGCAGATGGATCGGCGGCCGCTGTTGATGATCGCCGATGCGCCGCCACCGGAATGGAAGGTGCAATTGTCGGATCTCCGCACGCGATTGACGGCAACGCCGGTCGTCAGGATCGGCGATCCGGATGATGCCCTGATGCGCGATTTGCTGCACCGCTATCTCGAACGACGGCGCATCGTCGTTCGTCCCGAGGTGGTCGATTGGATCGCGGCGCGGACGGAACGCAGCTATGTCGCTTTGTGGCGCGTTGTGGATGCGCTGGAAGACGGGCTGGAAGGCCGCCGGGGGCGCCGCTTGTCGATCCCCGTGGCACGAGCCACATTGGCGGACGCCGGGCTGCACTCCGATGAAATATCCGCTGATCACTAG